In Candidatus Defluviilinea proxima, a single genomic region encodes these proteins:
- a CDS encoding 50S ribosomal protein L35 has product MPRKAKSGGKQKLKTHKATSKRFRLTGSGKVVRTKGGKSHLRRNTSKRTKSQLSEMHEVKGSKIIKRVKRLAPHMES; this is encoded by the coding sequence ATGCCTCGTAAAGCCAAATCTGGCGGTAAACAGAAACTGAAGACCCACAAGGCAACCTCCAAGCGTTTTCGCCTGACGGGTTCCGGCAAGGTTGTGCGCACCAAAGGCGGCAAAAGCCACCTTCGCAGAAACACATCCAAGCGTACCAAGTCTCAGTTGTCTGAAATGCACGAAGTAAAGGGCTCGAAGATCATCAAGCGCGTGAAACGCTTGGCGCCCCACATGGAATCGTAG
- a CDS encoding RNA methyltransferase, producing MITSAQNPKLKLVRALMGRAKERREANAFVVEGVRLVEEAVKSNWGFQFVLFDESLSDRGKAQVERLTSSGVEVEQVSESLMKSLSETETPQGILAVLEFTQLPITNNLNFILIPDQIRDPGNLGTLLRTAAATGVQAVLLPPETTDAFAPKVLRAGMGAHFRLPIHSLSWEEIKAQTKDMDIYIADMDGVSCWETDLRKPLALVIGSEAEGASDEARQLATQKISLPMSEDVESLNAGVAGSVLMFEVVRQRSNV from the coding sequence ATGATCACATCAGCACAAAATCCCAAGCTCAAACTCGTCCGCGCTTTAATGGGACGCGCCAAAGAACGCCGCGAAGCAAATGCATTCGTCGTGGAAGGCGTTCGCCTTGTGGAAGAAGCAGTAAAAAGTAACTGGGGATTTCAGTTTGTTCTTTTTGACGAGTCGTTAAGTGATAGAGGTAAGGCACAGGTCGAACGTCTAACATCAAGCGGTGTTGAAGTAGAACAAGTCTCGGAAAGTTTGATGAAATCTTTGAGCGAGACAGAGACGCCTCAAGGCATCCTTGCCGTTCTAGAGTTCACCCAATTACCAATTACCAATAATTTGAATTTCATCCTCATCCCCGACCAAATCCGTGACCCCGGCAACCTCGGCACATTGCTCCGCACCGCCGCCGCGACCGGGGTGCAGGCGGTTCTTCTTCCACCCGAAACGACAGACGCTTTCGCTCCGAAAGTTCTCCGCGCAGGCATGGGGGCGCACTTCCGATTGCCGATCCACTCATTGAGTTGGGAAGAGATCAAAGCACAAACAAAAGACATGGACATTTATATCGCAGACATGGACGGTGTCTCTTGCTGGGAAACCGACCTCCGTAAACCGCTGGCTCTGGTTATCGGCAGTGAAGCCGAAGGTGCAAGCGATGAGGCGCGCCAACTCGCCACACAGAAGATTTCCTTGCCAATGAGTGAAGATGTTGAGTCACTGAATGCAGGAGTGGCGGGTTCCGTGTTGATGTTTGAGGTGGTGAGGCAACGTTCGAACGTTTGA
- a CDS encoding macro domain-containing protein: MNTVLKEHVFPTGQTIQIVQGDITIEEVDAIVNAANEHLQHGGGVAWAISKKGGSKIQQESDSWIRQHGLVSHAHPAWTSGGLLPAKYVIHAVGPVWENGRDDEDQKLEQAVTGSLQVVDELKCSSMALPAISTGIFGFPKDRAARIIFASIEKYFESNASNIKVVKMLLFDKPTIEVFINIWQTQWADKS; this comes from the coding sequence ATGAATACCGTTCTCAAAGAACACGTTTTCCCCACAGGTCAAACAATCCAGATCGTGCAAGGCGACATCACAATCGAAGAAGTGGATGCCATTGTCAACGCGGCGAACGAACACCTTCAACATGGAGGCGGAGTTGCGTGGGCAATCTCTAAAAAAGGCGGATCAAAGATCCAGCAAGAATCGGACTCATGGATTCGACAACACGGCCTCGTCTCCCACGCGCATCCTGCATGGACATCGGGCGGGCTTCTGCCTGCGAAATATGTGATCCACGCTGTCGGCCCCGTCTGGGAAAACGGAAGAGATGACGAGGATCAAAAACTCGAACAAGCTGTGACGGGTTCTCTGCAAGTCGTAGATGAGTTGAAGTGTTCGTCCATGGCATTGCCCGCCATTTCCACTGGCATCTTCGGTTTTCCAAAAGATCGCGCGGCAAGGATCATCTTTGCAAGTATCGAGAAGTATTTTGAAAGTAATGCATCAAACATCAAAGTGGTAAAAATGCTCTTGTTCGATAAGCCAACCATCGAAGTGTTCATCAACATCTGGCAAACCCAATGGGCGGACAAATCATGA
- the rplT gene encoding 50S ribosomal protein L20, which yields MRVKGGPQGYKRHKKVLKITKGQRGAKHRLFKRANEAMLKSLWYATRDRRVRKRDLRKLWIARINAAARLNGTTYSKLVAALKKANIELNRKMLSDMAIRDPQTFAAVVAKTK from the coding sequence ATGAGAGTGAAAGGCGGCCCTCAGGGCTACAAACGTCATAAGAAAGTATTGAAGATCACGAAGGGACAGCGTGGCGCCAAGCACCGCTTGTTCAAGCGAGCCAATGAGGCCATGCTCAAGAGCCTCTGGTACGCCACCCGTGATCGCCGCGTGCGCAAGCGCGACCTCCGCAAGTTGTGGATCGCCCGTATCAACGCCGCGGCCCGCCTGAATGGCACCACCTACAGCAAGTTGGTGGCAGCGCTCAAGAAGGCGAACATTGAGCTCAACCGCAAGATGTTATCCGACATGGCAATCCGCGACCCGCAAACATTTGCGGCAGTGGTTGCAAAAACGAAGTAA
- a CDS encoding HXXEE domain-containing protein, whose protein sequence is MNSLNTIPFDHLLWLVPIFFMLHNMEEAPFIERWSKRLPLKLPISYTTRQFVVAVTLITLFGFLLTYYAVEYLHNATGYWLMFAFQMVLFFNAFIPHIGATIRFRMYSPGVVTGTLITIPFSIYLFHRALTEHMLTWNQIWILLAIAPFVMVAFTLGFLQLGKMLAR, encoded by the coding sequence ATGAATTCACTCAATACAATTCCATTCGATCATCTACTTTGGCTGGTGCCGATCTTCTTCATGCTTCACAACATGGAGGAAGCCCCGTTCATAGAACGCTGGTCGAAGCGACTGCCATTGAAGCTTCCCATCAGTTACACAACTCGTCAATTTGTAGTTGCAGTGACACTTATTACTCTATTCGGGTTTCTGCTCACATACTATGCGGTTGAATACCTGCATAACGCGACTGGGTATTGGTTGATGTTTGCATTTCAAATGGTTTTATTCTTCAACGCCTTCATTCCCCATATCGGAGCCACGATCCGCTTCCGCATGTACAGTCCGGGCGTAGTGACAGGGACGCTCATCACCATTCCCTTTTCGATCTATCTATTTCATCGTGCACTGACAGAGCATATGCTCACTTGGAATCAAATCTGGATACTACTTGCCATCGCCCCATTCGTGATGGTCGCTTTTACCTTAGGGTTTTTGCAACTTGGAAAAATGCTGGCACGGTAA
- a CDS encoding RNA polymerase sigma factor: MNEQEAILQLKQGNIAALEFLVSRYQVKAVRTAYLITRDSGLAEDVVQDCFVHVFRSIRGFDGTRPFEPWFMRSVVNASVKIMQRSARQIEIGDDADESIFAELVSRVESVEEQVESIEVQNEIWNAMQKLSPRQMAVVVQRYFLEMSEKEMADESDSAIGTVKWTLNAARERLRGLLGDTHRRSDK, translated from the coding sequence GTGAACGAGCAGGAAGCCATTCTACAACTTAAACAGGGGAATATTGCCGCTTTGGAGTTTTTGGTGAGCCGCTATCAGGTGAAGGCTGTGCGCACAGCTTATCTGATCACACGCGACTCGGGGCTGGCCGAAGATGTGGTGCAGGATTGTTTCGTCCATGTGTTTCGCTCCATACGCGGATTCGATGGTACGCGTCCATTTGAGCCGTGGTTCATGCGGAGCGTAGTCAATGCATCAGTGAAGATCATGCAAAGGTCGGCGAGGCAGATTGAGATTGGGGATGATGCGGACGAATCCATTTTTGCAGAATTGGTTTCAAGAGTTGAATCCGTTGAAGAGCAAGTCGAGTCCATTGAAGTCCAAAATGAAATTTGGAACGCGATGCAAAAACTATCGCCAAGACAAATGGCTGTTGTTGTGCAACGATATTTCCTTGAGATGAGCGAAAAGGAAATGGCAGATGAATCTGACTCAGCAATTGGTACGGTGAAATGGACATTGAATGCGGCACGTGAACGCCTACGTGGTCTACTCGGTGATACACACCGAAGGAGCGATAAATGA
- a CDS encoding adenylate/guanylate cyclase domain-containing protein, with protein MTQEFHFSWQWDLKSAPEALWPFAADTNRFNKDTFQPQVEVLSNVRGAKKIRMKLPVIRVEWDEEPFEWAYPYFFGVVKTFRKGPIDEMRVRVTFDKLPDGGTRLIYQTSVKTSNFIIQLGLPFALNVVAKFLFGRAFRMYDGIAGKEGALPGLTSQRGLGVSGQTRFRSMSEPLYTVVSPDLLGRLEEFIDHADDLSLQRIRPYVLADAWGVNRRAVLEMFLHATRAGILDMSWDLLCPMCRGMSEGHTNLADVHGKSHCNTCQVDFTVNFDHNIEVVFRPNPSVRSVKLDAAFCVGSPQLQPHVVMTQSVAALKSLPAPIQLEKGRYTLRASNVPGSVSLFADSDGQTKADLRVTSFGWPPEEQRISLLPTLNLINATEADSLFQLERTSWSDQASTAADVTALQVFRDLFATEVVRPGEEISIGSVTLMFTDLRDSTRMYRTIGDASAFGRVREHFEVLEKYIAEEGGSIVKTMGDAVMATFLHPIDALKAVWKAQKEIAERGEPMLWLKVGLHKGPCIVVNLNDRLDYFGSTVNITARLPGFSKGGELIFSEEFYNDPEIREYVTRNIPSETLSRFSGELKGFDEPFTMWKLKV; from the coding sequence ATGACCCAAGAATTCCACTTCTCCTGGCAATGGGATCTCAAGTCTGCACCCGAAGCGCTTTGGCCCTTCGCGGCGGACACGAATCGTTTTAATAAGGATACATTCCAGCCGCAAGTGGAAGTGCTCAGCAATGTAAGGGGTGCCAAGAAGATACGCATGAAATTACCGGTCATTCGAGTGGAATGGGACGAGGAACCGTTCGAATGGGCGTATCCATATTTCTTCGGTGTTGTAAAAACTTTTCGCAAAGGCCCCATCGACGAGATGCGCGTGCGTGTCACCTTTGATAAGCTTCCTGATGGTGGGACACGGCTTATATATCAAACGTCTGTCAAAACCAGTAATTTTATTATCCAACTCGGCCTTCCGTTCGCGCTCAATGTTGTCGCGAAGTTTTTGTTTGGAAGAGCCTTCCGTATGTATGATGGTATTGCGGGCAAAGAAGGGGCGTTGCCCGGCTTAACGTCTCAGCGTGGACTCGGCGTCAGTGGGCAGACCAGGTTCAGGTCCATGAGTGAACCGCTGTATACCGTTGTTTCCCCAGATCTCTTGGGACGTCTCGAAGAATTTATCGATCATGCCGATGATTTGTCTCTTCAACGGATCAGACCGTATGTATTGGCTGATGCATGGGGTGTCAATCGTCGTGCAGTGCTTGAAATGTTTTTGCATGCCACGCGCGCGGGTATTTTGGATATGTCTTGGGATCTGTTATGCCCGATGTGCCGCGGTATGAGTGAGGGCCATACCAATCTTGCGGATGTGCATGGTAAATCTCACTGCAATACCTGTCAGGTGGATTTCACTGTGAACTTCGACCACAATATCGAAGTGGTGTTTCGCCCCAACCCTTCTGTGCGTTCTGTAAAATTAGATGCGGCGTTCTGTGTGGGAAGTCCGCAATTGCAACCGCATGTGGTGATGACGCAAAGTGTGGCGGCGTTGAAATCTTTGCCCGCACCCATTCAATTGGAAAAGGGACGTTACACTCTGCGTGCTTCGAACGTGCCAGGTTCCGTTTCTTTATTTGCGGATTCGGATGGACAGACAAAAGCCGATCTGCGTGTGACTTCATTCGGATGGCCGCCAGAGGAACAACGCATCTCGCTTCTTCCTACCCTCAACCTGATCAATGCGACAGAGGCCGATTCTCTCTTTCAACTTGAGCGTACTTCATGGAGCGATCAGGCTTCGACCGCGGCCGATGTGACTGCGTTACAGGTCTTCCGTGATCTGTTCGCAACCGAAGTGGTTCGCCCCGGCGAAGAGATTTCCATCGGCTCTGTCACTTTGATGTTCACAGACTTGCGCGACTCAACTCGCATGTATCGGACCATTGGTGATGCATCGGCCTTTGGACGTGTGCGTGAACATTTTGAAGTTCTTGAAAAATATATCGCAGAAGAAGGTGGGTCGATCGTCAAGACAATGGGCGATGCTGTAATGGCAACGTTCCTGCATCCCATCGATGCGTTGAAGGCCGTATGGAAAGCCCAAAAGGAAATTGCGGAACGCGGTGAGCCGATGTTGTGGCTGAAGGTCGGTCTGCACAAGGGGCCGTGTATCGTTGTCAATCTCAATGATCGCTTGGATTACTTTGGCTCGACGGTCAATATCACGGCACGTCTGCCAGGTTTTTCCAAAGGCGGTGAGTTGATCTTCTCGGAAGAGTTTTATAACGACCCTGAGATACGCGAATATGTAACGAGGAATATTCCGTCTGAGACGTTGAGCCGATTTAGCGGGGAATTAAAAGGATTCGATGAGCCGTTCACGATGTGGAAGTTGAAAGTGTAG
- a CDS encoding DUF711 family protein: protein MKIRSITYFCNPKFPLEEIIIQTAGTFLAEAKSAYEAAGYEVQTVRLATIPFPKLLGEENIDKLPALTGQLADISRQLNIGYFSLGPALPEIPRSYEVIPDAIFVSKDAFFSGVMADKTRGLDLAAIRACADVIVKCAPIEPNGFANLQFAALANVPAGAPFFPAAYHDKNKSYFAIATESADLAIQAFENAKTIEEGRNNLVSEIEKHGKKLAEVAKSLKVKFYGVDFSLAPFPDDAHSLGNAVEKMGIPKIGLHGSLAAAAILTEAVDRADFPHTGFSGFMQPVLEDSVLAKRAAEGTLTIKDALLYSAVCGTGLDTVPLPGDTTTEQLVPLLLDLSALALRLDKPLTARLMPIPGKKAGEETNFDFAFFAQSKIMALDSEGLKSPFTGNETLQLRSRK from the coding sequence ATGAAAATCCGCTCCATTACTTATTTCTGCAATCCCAAATTCCCGCTTGAGGAAATAATCATCCAAACCGCAGGGACGTTCCTTGCGGAGGCCAAGTCTGCGTATGAGGCGGCAGGCTATGAGGTGCAGACAGTCCGCCTTGCAACGATTCCATTTCCAAAATTACTCGGGGAAGAGAATATAGACAAACTCCCCGCATTGACCGGTCAACTTGCGGACATCTCCAGGCAACTCAACATTGGATACTTCTCTCTCGGACCTGCACTCCCCGAAATCCCGCGCAGTTATGAAGTCATCCCGGATGCGATCTTTGTTTCAAAGGATGCTTTCTTCAGCGGTGTAATGGCCGATAAAACGCGTGGGCTTGATCTCGCCGCGATCCGTGCCTGCGCGGATGTGATCGTCAAGTGCGCGCCCATCGAACCGAATGGATTTGCCAACTTGCAATTCGCCGCGCTGGCAAATGTCCCTGCAGGGGCGCCGTTCTTCCCTGCCGCATATCACGACAAAAACAAATCTTATTTTGCCATCGCCACTGAGTCAGCCGATCTGGCAATTCAGGCGTTCGAGAACGCAAAAACCATCGAAGAGGGAAGAAACAATTTAGTCAGCGAGATCGAAAAGCATGGAAAGAAACTCGCCGAGGTTGCCAAATCATTGAAAGTGAAATTCTATGGCGTTGACTTCTCCCTTGCCCCATTCCCCGATGATGCCCATTCACTTGGTAATGCGGTCGAGAAAATGGGAATCCCCAAGATCGGACTGCATGGCTCCCTCGCCGCCGCCGCCATCCTGACCGAAGCTGTGGACCGTGCCGATTTTCCTCACACCGGTTTCAGTGGATTCATGCAACCTGTGCTCGAAGACTCTGTCCTTGCCAAACGCGCCGCCGAAGGGACGCTCACCATCAAAGATGCTTTACTATATTCGGCAGTTTGTGGAACGGGGTTGGATACGGTCCCGTTACCGGGAGATACAACTACCGAGCAACTTGTCCCATTGCTCCTTGATCTATCAGCGCTGGCACTACGCCTCGATAAACCTCTCACTGCGCGCCTCATGCCAATCCCTGGGAAAAAGGCTGGCGAAGAAACGAACTTCGATTTTGCGTTCTTTGCCCAGAGCAAGATCATGGCTTTAGATTCGGAAGGCTTGAAGAGTCCCTTCACTGGAAACGAAACTCTCCAACTCCGTTCTCGAAAATGA
- a CDS encoding translation initiation factor IF-3 — protein sequence MSATEFRVNEGIRVNEVRLIGADGNNVGVVPIKQALQMARDAGMDLVEVSPNAAPPVCRVIDYGKFVFERAKKDREARKAQTKIEVKEIRLRPKTNEAHRGFKVDDARRWLLHGNKVRVTIKFRGREMDYPEIALEDLREIAEALSDVSTVEQPPQMEGRTMLVVLAPAKGVAKKKEKTDQTPAEQEAEA from the coding sequence ATCAGCGCTACAGAGTTTCGAGTTAACGAGGGAATCCGTGTCAATGAAGTCCGTTTGATCGGGGCGGATGGCAACAATGTTGGTGTCGTTCCCATCAAACAAGCTTTACAAATGGCACGCGATGCCGGGATGGACCTGGTAGAGGTTTCTCCCAACGCCGCCCCACCTGTTTGCCGCGTGATCGATTACGGTAAGTTCGTTTTCGAACGGGCAAAAAAGGATCGTGAGGCACGCAAGGCCCAGACCAAGATCGAGGTCAAAGAAATCCGCCTGCGCCCCAAAACGAACGAGGCGCACCGTGGTTTCAAAGTGGACGATGCGCGCCGCTGGCTGTTGCACGGCAACAAAGTCCGCGTGACGATCAAGTTCCGTGGCCGCGAAATGGATTATCCCGAGATCGCACTCGAAGACCTGAGAGAAATTGCTGAAGCACTCTCTGATGTAAGCACAGTAGAACAACCGCCGCAAATGGAAGGCCGCACAATGCTCGTGGTGTTGGCACCCGCCAAAGGCGTAGCAAAAAAGAAAGAGAAAACGGATCAGACTCCAGCTGAGCAAGAAGCGGAAGCCTAG
- a CDS encoding PAS domain-containing protein has product MNYLSIFTVILLIVAAWYAWRYYTLRRNMDEYANRVRAENITTEIKELENIASAIVSVTASLDARHSSLTAERARLATVLEQITDGVLIVDSQGIVQFANPAAGRLFQASNPINRSITEVIRHHQLVEAWRRCQQTRELQSETVEVPARHQYLQLVVIPDQHASGSLLLVQDLTRIRRLETVRRDFISNLSHELRTPLASLKALTETLQDGALDDPPAARRFIDHIQVEVDALTQMVTELLELSRIESGRLSLDLQPVAPCDLLDSASRRMQVQAERARLNLRVDCGKDLPKVKIDSQRLEQVLVNLIHNAVKFTKPEGEVVLFADAGIGEVRFAVRDTGIGIPAEDVTRIFERFYRVDKSRTGSGTGLGLSIAKHIVEAHKGRIWAESMEGQGSTFYFTIPI; this is encoded by the coding sequence ATGAACTATCTCTCCATTTTCACAGTCATCCTGCTCATTGTCGCCGCGTGGTATGCGTGGCGATATTACACGTTGCGCCGAAACATGGATGAATATGCCAACCGCGTCCGCGCCGAAAATATCACCACTGAAATAAAAGAACTCGAAAACATAGCCAGCGCGATCGTATCTGTTACAGCGTCCCTCGATGCCCGTCACTCCTCCCTAACAGCCGAGCGTGCGCGCCTTGCCACCGTCCTTGAACAGATCACCGATGGCGTGCTCATTGTCGATTCGCAAGGCATCGTCCAGTTTGCAAATCCCGCCGCGGGCAGGCTCTTTCAAGCATCCAACCCCATCAACCGAAGCATTACAGAAGTCATTCGCCATCACCAACTTGTCGAAGCCTGGCGGCGATGTCAACAAACACGCGAGCTACAAAGCGAAACTGTCGAAGTGCCAGCCCGCCATCAATATCTGCAACTTGTCGTCATCCCCGATCAACACGCCAGCGGAAGTCTCTTGCTCGTACAAGACCTCACTCGCATTCGCCGCCTCGAAACTGTGCGACGCGATTTCATCAGCAATCTTTCGCACGAACTCCGCACACCGCTCGCATCCCTCAAAGCCCTCACCGAAACTCTACAAGATGGCGCCTTGGATGACCCTCCCGCCGCGCGCCGCTTCATTGACCACATCCAAGTGGAAGTGGATGCGTTAACGCAAATGGTGACCGAACTCCTTGAACTTTCACGCATCGAATCAGGTCGCCTCTCTCTGGACCTTCAGCCTGTTGCGCCATGCGATCTGCTTGACTCTGCCTCCCGACGCATGCAAGTGCAGGCCGAGCGCGCAAGATTGAATCTACGCGTGGACTGTGGGAAAGACCTGCCAAAGGTGAAGATCGATTCGCAAAGGCTGGAGCAGGTGCTGGTCAACTTGATCCATAACGCGGTCAAGTTCACAAAGCCAGAGGGAGAAGTGGTTCTTTTCGCTGACGCAGGAATCGGTGAGGTCCGATTCGCTGTTCGGGATACAGGGATAGGCATCCCTGCGGAAGATGTCACACGCATCTTTGAGCGCTTCTATCGAGTCGATAAATCCAGAACCGGCAGTGGAACCGGTTTGGGGCTGTCCATTGCGAAACATATTGTTGAAGCACACAAAGGGAGGATCTGGGCTGAAAGCATGGAAGGACAGGGAAGCACGTTTTACTTTACGATACCGATATAA
- a CDS encoding response regulator transcription factor, whose amino-acid sequence MSETILVVEDEPALRDTLTYNLKKDGFTVEAVGDGRAALEAARRLKPDLLILDIMLPELDGLEVARILRKEMSTPILMLTARDDEIDRVVGLEVGADDYLTKPFSMRELMARVKAQLRRTRLIQEEIGKAGVSSTKQEKLTFNNLVVNLTRREVILDGEPIQLKPQEYELLTFFAEHKGQMLSREFILERVWGWDFIGDSRTVDVHVRWLRQKIEYDPGNPVRIVTVRGGGYRFEG is encoded by the coding sequence ATGTCTGAAACAATACTCGTCGTCGAAGACGAACCCGCACTCAGAGATACTCTCACCTACAACCTCAAAAAGGATGGCTTCACCGTCGAGGCGGTGGGCGATGGCCGCGCCGCGTTGGAGGCGGCCCGCCGTTTGAAACCGGACCTTCTCATCCTCGATATCATGCTCCCCGAATTGGACGGCCTGGAGGTGGCGCGTATTCTGCGCAAGGAAATGTCCACACCCATCCTCATGCTCACCGCACGTGACGATGAAATTGACCGTGTGGTCGGCCTCGAAGTGGGCGCAGACGATTACCTGACCAAGCCCTTTTCCATGCGCGAACTCATGGCGCGCGTCAAAGCCCAGTTACGCCGCACACGCCTCATACAAGAGGAGATCGGCAAAGCCGGTGTTTCATCCACAAAACAGGAAAAGCTAACCTTCAACAATCTTGTGGTCAACCTCACCCGCCGCGAAGTGATCCTGGATGGCGAGCCCATTCAACTCAAACCGCAGGAATATGAACTGCTCACCTTCTTCGCCGAACACAAGGGACAAATGCTCTCACGCGAATTCATCCTCGAACGTGTTTGGGGCTGGGATTTCATCGGTGATAGCCGCACTGTGGATGTCCACGTGCGTTGGCTCAGACAAAAGATCGAATACGACCCCGGCAACCCCGTACGCATTGTCACAGTGCGAGGCGGCGGATATCGGTTCGAAGGTTAA